A stretch of Halomonas elongata DSM 2581 DNA encodes these proteins:
- a CDS encoding YheU family protein — protein MGERFIEVPHRMLPAETLDALLEAFVTRQGYDTSDTEQGMTGWTAQLKRQLESGELLIAHDLETETTEVMTLAQWRAFGRDLADDEEEG, from the coding sequence ATGGGTGAGCGCTTTATCGAGGTACCGCACCGGATGCTGCCGGCGGAGACTCTGGATGCCCTGCTGGAAGCCTTCGTGACCCGTCAGGGATACGACACCAGCGACACCGAGCAGGGCATGACCGGCTGGACGGCGCAGCTCAAGCGACAACTGGAGAGCGGTGAGCTGTTGATCGCCCACGACCTCGAGACCGAGACCACCGAGGTCATGACGCTGGCGCAGTGGCGCGCCTTCGGCCGCGACCTCGCCGACGACGAGGAAGAGGGGTAG